One Staphylococcus ratti DNA segment encodes these proteins:
- the rnpA gene encoding ribonuclease P protein component, whose translation MLMEKAYRIKKNADFQLIYRKGRSVANRQFVVYTYHHKQAEHFRLGISVSKKIGNAVTRNRIKRGVRECFKIHKEDVLPRDIIIIARHPAKEMSTLEIQKSLEHVLKIAKVFNKRIK comes from the coding sequence ATGTTAATGGAAAAAGCATATCGTATTAAAAAGAATGCAGATTTCCAATTGATTTACCGAAAGGGGAGGTCAGTTGCAAATCGCCAGTTTGTCGTTTATACGTATCATCACAAACAAGCCGAGCATTTTAGATTAGGAATTAGTGTATCAAAAAAAATTGGTAATGCCGTAACACGTAACCGCATTAAGCGCGGAGTAAGAGAATGTTTTAAAATTCATAAAGAAGATGTCTTGCCACGTGATATTATTATTATCGCAAGACATCCAGCTAAAGAGATGTCTACATTGGAAATCCAGAAAAGTTTAGAACATGTTTTAAAAATAGCTAAGGTCTTTAACAAGCGAATAAAGTAA